The following proteins are co-located in the Spea bombifrons isolate aSpeBom1 chromosome 3, aSpeBom1.2.pri, whole genome shotgun sequence genome:
- the TP53BP2 gene encoding apoptosis-stimulating of p53 protein 2 isoform X2 → MRYGPKMMPMFLTVYLSNNEQHFTEVPVTPETTCRDIVELCKEPGETDCHLSEAWRGSERPVADNERMYDVLHKYGTQKHEARFYLRHDRPPSRESVNAQRVNDPNMKRNGVKAPADRRIENGVNGPRMDMTLAELQEMAARQQQQIEAQQQMLATKEQRLKYLKQQGQRQQQQASEQEKLKRLREIAENQEAKLKKVRALKGHVEQKRLSNGRLVEEIEQMNNMFQQKQKELVVAVSKVEELSRQLEMLKNGRIEGYPDNQSAVAELDRLYKELQLRNRLNQEQNAKLQQQRDSLNKRNSEVAAMDKRVNELRDRLWKKKVALQQKENVPQVASTPSRVAAVGPYIQSATMPRMPSRPELLVKPAVPEAPATTQVPDVTLKSQTLPNMKTSSQGKAASGMGIHSVKLQPSGTDWSNTNGDAQNSLSVAGQAPDADISVREKDKKTRPCSMFDSVESPPGPPNFGTLRKNQSSEDLLRDSQFPNRNVAKVPPPVPSKPKQVNLPYYNQNQPTQPPPVDPKSEVASQKPLPVSVGNKQKVAQPQRVPLPSNQELTPPVKLDNPPAVAVRPFTPQPAKDPPPPPFRKPQMVAASSIYSMYTQHQTPGKSYSVQGALHRAQGRPHFPSVYGKPVIGAGPQNQQSLNTSVDEQAKSSSPDPESEPPVSGNETQETERIPRPLSPTKLLPFLSNPYRNQSDADLEALRKKLYNAPRPLKKRSSITEPEGPNGPNIQKLLYQRTTLAAMETVGAPKQTVVPISESLAENQNEQITVDPETESSETSSSLLVLDAEPVDEINTEEIELPSPVLGPDCIPEGIPTEVLPPPPPPPPPAESEEAPEEVQPTNPYIEEYPPYPPPPYPTAGEPDSLAEDALNMRPPEITGQFSLPPGKRTNLRKNGSERIAHSMRVRFNPLALLLDSSLEGEFDLVQRIIYEVEDPSQPNDEGITALHNAVCAGHTEIVKFLVQFGVNVNAADSDGWTPLHCAASCNNVQVCKFLVESGAAVFATTYSDRQTAADKCEEMEEGYSQCSQFLYGVQEKMGIMNRGVVYALWGYEAESDDEFSLKEGDCMTVLRREDEDETEWWWVRLQDGEGYVPRNLLGLYPRIKPRQRTLA, encoded by the exons ATGTTCCTCACGGTTTATCTCAGTAACAATGAGCAGCATTTTACAGAGGTGCCGGTCACCCCCGAGACCACCTGCCGAGACATCGTGGAGCTGTGTAAGGAGCCGGGCGAGACGGACTGTCATCTATCCGAAGCGTGGAGGGGCTCAg AACGACCCGTGGCGGATAACGAGCGGATGTACGACGTTCTGCATAAATACGGGACGCAGAAGCACGAAGCGAGGTTCTACCTGCGCCATGACCGCCCTCCGTCTAGAGAATCGG TAAATGCACAGAGAGTCAACGACCCCAATATGAAAAGGAACGGAGTGAAAGCCCCGGCTGACCGGAGGATAGAGAACGGG GTGAATGGTCCCAGGATGGACATGACTCTGGCTGAATTGCAGGAGATGGCAGCccgacagcagcagcagattgAAGCCCAACAGCAGATGCTGGCCACCAAG GAGCAGCGCCTGAAGTATCTGAAGCAGCAAGgccagcggcagcagcagcaagcGAGCGAGCAGGAGAAGCTCAAAAGGCTCCGCGAGATCGCCGAAAACCAAGAGGCCAAGCTCAAGAAAGTTCGGGCCCTCAAGGGTCACGTGGAGCAGAAAAGGCTGAGCAATGGCAGGCTAG TGGAGGAAATCGAACAGATGAACAACATGttccagcagaagcagaaggaaCTCGTCGTAGCCGTGTCCAAAGTGGAAGAGCTCAGCCGACAGCTGGAGATGCTGAAGAATGGCCGAATCGAGGGTTACCCTGACAACCAGTCGGCCGTCGCCGAGCTCGACAGATTGTATAAGGAGTTACAG TTAAGGAACAGGCTGAACCAGGAGCAGAATGCcaagctgcagcagcagagagACAGCCTGAACAAACGCAACTCGGAGGTGGCGGCCATGGACAAGCGCGTCAACGAGCTGCGAGATCGCCTGTGGAAGAAAAAGGTTGCGCTGCAGCAGAAGGAGAACGTGCCG CAGGTAGCGAGCACTCCCAGCCGAGTGGCTGCCGTGGGTCCTTACATTCAGTCTGCCACCATGCCGCGTATGCCCTCTAGACCAGAGCTGCTCGTTAAACCCGCCGTTCCAGAAGCACCCGCGACCACACAAGTGCCTGACGTGACACTGAAATCACAAACTCTGCCCAACATGAAAACTTCATCCCAGGGCAAGGCAGCATCTG GCATGGGGATTCACAGCGTCAAACTCCAGCCGAGTGGGACCGATTGGAGCAATACGAATGGAGATGCTCAAAACTCGCTGAGCGTCGCAGGACagg CCCCGGACGCAGATATTTCTGTACGAGAGAAGGACAAAAAGACCAGACCTTGTTCGATGTTTGATTCGGTTGAGTCTCCTCCAGGGCCACCAAATTTCGGGACTTTAAGGAAAAACCAGAGCAGTGAAGATCTTTTGCGGGATAGCCAG tttcctAACAGAAATGTGGCAAAGGTGCCACCACCGGTGCCCTCCAAACCGAAACAGGTCAACCTGCCTTACTACAACCAGAACCAGCCCACCCAGCCACCTCCCGTGGACCCCAAATCTGAAGTTGCCTCCCAAAAACCTCTTCCGGTCTCTGTCGGGAATAAGCAGAAAGTGGCACAGCCACAGAGGGTCCCCCTCCCCTCAAATCAGGAACTTACCCCACCTGTCAAACTGGATAACCCCCCTGCCGTGGCAGTTCGTCCTTTTACCCCGCAGCCGGCTAAAGATCCACCACCTCCACCGTTCCGGAAACCCCAGATGGTGGCCGCCAGCTCCATTTATTCCATGTACACCCAGCACCAGACCCCGGGGAAAAGCTACAGCGTGCAAGGAGCCCTTCACCGAGCTCAGGGAAGGCCACATTTTCCTAgtg TTTACGGGAAACCTGTGATCGGTGCCGGACCCCAGAACCAGCAGTCCTTAAACACATCTGTAGATGAGCAGGCAAAGTCCAGCAGCCCCGACCCGGAATCAGAGCCTCCCGTTTCCGGTAACGAGACCCAGGAGACGGAAAGAATTCCTCGTCCGCTTAGTCCAACTAAACTCCTGCCGTTCCTATCCAATCCGTACCGAAACCAGAGCGATGCCGACCTTGAGGCTCTGAGAAAGAAACTCTACAATGCTCCCAGGCCGTTAAAGAAACGCAGCTCCATCACAGAGCCAGAAGGACCCAATGGACCAAACATTCAGAAACTCTTGTACCAGAGGACTACCCTGGCGGCCATGGAGACAGTCGGCGCTCCTAAGCAAACCGTGGTGCCGATCTCCGAGAGCTTGGCCGAGAACCAGAACGAGCAGATCACGGTGGACCCAGAAACCGAATCTTCAGAAACCTCGTCGTCCCTCCTGGTTCTTGATGCCGAGCCGGTTGATGAGATTAACACAGAGGAAATCGAGCTGCCTTCTCCTGTGCTGGGTCCAGATTGCATACCCGAGGGAATACCGACCGAGGTTCTTCCACCTCCACCTCCACCACCACCGCCTGCTGAATCCGAGGAAGCCCCAGAAGAGGTTCAGCCAACCAACCCCTATATAGAAGAGTACCCACCTTATCCTCCACCCCCGTATCCCACCGCCGGGGAACCAGACAGCCTAGCTGAAGATGCACTCAACATGCGCCCTCCTGAGATCACCGGACAGTTTTCTTTGCCCCCA GGTAAAAGGACCAACCTGCGCAAGAACGGGTCGGAGCGAATTGCACATTCGATGAGAGTGAGGTTTAACCCCCTGGCGTTGCTGCTCGATTCCTCTCTGGAGGGGGAGTTTGACCTCGTGCAGAGAATAATATATGAA GTGGAGGACCCGAGCCAGCCCAATGACGAGGGGATAACGGCCCTCCATAACGCGGTGTGCGCGGGTCACACGGAGATCGTGAAGTTCCTGGTGCAGTTTGGAGTCAATGTGAATGCAGCGGACAGCGACGGATG GACCCCTCTGCACTGCGCCGCGTCGTGTAATAACGTGCAGGTTTGCAAGTTCCTGGTGGAGTCGGGAGCCGCCGTATTCGCCACGACCTACAGCGACAGACAGACGGCCGCAGATAAATGCGAAGAGATGGAGGAGGGGTACAGCCAGTGCTCGCAGTTTCTGTatg GTGTGCAGGAGAAGATGGGCATCATGAACAGAGGAGTAGTGTACGCGTTGTGGGGCTACGAGGCGGAGAGCGACGACGAATTCTCTTTGAAGGAAGGCGACTGCATGACTGTTTTGCGGAGGGAGGATGAAGATGAGACGGAATGGTGGTGGGTCCGCCTGCAAGACGGCGAAGGATATGTTCCACGCAACCTGCTTGGG ctCTACCCAAGAATTAAACCAAGACAGAGAACTTTGGCTTAA
- the TP53BP2 gene encoding apoptosis-stimulating of p53 protein 2 isoform X1 codes for MRYGPKMMPMFLTVYLSNNEQHFTEVPVTPETTCRDIVELCKEPGETDCHLSEAWRGSERPVADNERMYDVLHKYGTQKHEARFYLRHDRPPSRESVNAQRVNDPNMKRNGVKAPADRRIENGVNGPRMDMTLAELQEMAARQQQQIEAQQQMLATKEQRLKYLKQQGQRQQQQASEQEKLKRLREIAENQEAKLKKVRALKGHVEQKRLSNGRLVEEIEQMNNMFQQKQKELVVAVSKVEELSRQLEMLKNGRIEGYPDNQSAVAELDRLYKELQLRNRLNQEQNAKLQQQRDSLNKRNSEVAAMDKRVNELRDRLWKKKVALQQKENVPISSDGNVPQQVASTPSRVAAVGPYIQSATMPRMPSRPELLVKPAVPEAPATTQVPDVTLKSQTLPNMKTSSQGKAASGMGIHSVKLQPSGTDWSNTNGDAQNSLSVAGQAPDADISVREKDKKTRPCSMFDSVESPPGPPNFGTLRKNQSSEDLLRDSQFPNRNVAKVPPPVPSKPKQVNLPYYNQNQPTQPPPVDPKSEVASQKPLPVSVGNKQKVAQPQRVPLPSNQELTPPVKLDNPPAVAVRPFTPQPAKDPPPPPFRKPQMVAASSIYSMYTQHQTPGKSYSVQGALHRAQGRPHFPSVYGKPVIGAGPQNQQSLNTSVDEQAKSSSPDPESEPPVSGNETQETERIPRPLSPTKLLPFLSNPYRNQSDADLEALRKKLYNAPRPLKKRSSITEPEGPNGPNIQKLLYQRTTLAAMETVGAPKQTVVPISESLAENQNEQITVDPETESSETSSSLLVLDAEPVDEINTEEIELPSPVLGPDCIPEGIPTEVLPPPPPPPPPAESEEAPEEVQPTNPYIEEYPPYPPPPYPTAGEPDSLAEDALNMRPPEITGQFSLPPGKRTNLRKNGSERIAHSMRVRFNPLALLLDSSLEGEFDLVQRIIYEVEDPSQPNDEGITALHNAVCAGHTEIVKFLVQFGVNVNAADSDGWTPLHCAASCNNVQVCKFLVESGAAVFATTYSDRQTAADKCEEMEEGYSQCSQFLYGVQEKMGIMNRGVVYALWGYEAESDDEFSLKEGDCMTVLRREDEDETEWWWVRLQDGEGYVPRNLLGLYPRIKPRQRTLA; via the exons ATGTTCCTCACGGTTTATCTCAGTAACAATGAGCAGCATTTTACAGAGGTGCCGGTCACCCCCGAGACCACCTGCCGAGACATCGTGGAGCTGTGTAAGGAGCCGGGCGAGACGGACTGTCATCTATCCGAAGCGTGGAGGGGCTCAg AACGACCCGTGGCGGATAACGAGCGGATGTACGACGTTCTGCATAAATACGGGACGCAGAAGCACGAAGCGAGGTTCTACCTGCGCCATGACCGCCCTCCGTCTAGAGAATCGG TAAATGCACAGAGAGTCAACGACCCCAATATGAAAAGGAACGGAGTGAAAGCCCCGGCTGACCGGAGGATAGAGAACGGG GTGAATGGTCCCAGGATGGACATGACTCTGGCTGAATTGCAGGAGATGGCAGCccgacagcagcagcagattgAAGCCCAACAGCAGATGCTGGCCACCAAG GAGCAGCGCCTGAAGTATCTGAAGCAGCAAGgccagcggcagcagcagcaagcGAGCGAGCAGGAGAAGCTCAAAAGGCTCCGCGAGATCGCCGAAAACCAAGAGGCCAAGCTCAAGAAAGTTCGGGCCCTCAAGGGTCACGTGGAGCAGAAAAGGCTGAGCAATGGCAGGCTAG TGGAGGAAATCGAACAGATGAACAACATGttccagcagaagcagaaggaaCTCGTCGTAGCCGTGTCCAAAGTGGAAGAGCTCAGCCGACAGCTGGAGATGCTGAAGAATGGCCGAATCGAGGGTTACCCTGACAACCAGTCGGCCGTCGCCGAGCTCGACAGATTGTATAAGGAGTTACAG TTAAGGAACAGGCTGAACCAGGAGCAGAATGCcaagctgcagcagcagagagACAGCCTGAACAAACGCAACTCGGAGGTGGCGGCCATGGACAAGCGCGTCAACGAGCTGCGAGATCGCCTGTGGAAGAAAAAGGTTGCGCTGCAGCAGAAGGAGAACGTGCCG ATTTCATCTGATGGGAATGTACCTCAGCAGGTAGCGAGCACTCCCAGCCGAGTGGCTGCCGTGGGTCCTTACATTCAGTCTGCCACCATGCCGCGTATGCCCTCTAGACCAGAGCTGCTCGTTAAACCCGCCGTTCCAGAAGCACCCGCGACCACACAAGTGCCTGACGTGACACTGAAATCACAAACTCTGCCCAACATGAAAACTTCATCCCAGGGCAAGGCAGCATCTG GCATGGGGATTCACAGCGTCAAACTCCAGCCGAGTGGGACCGATTGGAGCAATACGAATGGAGATGCTCAAAACTCGCTGAGCGTCGCAGGACagg CCCCGGACGCAGATATTTCTGTACGAGAGAAGGACAAAAAGACCAGACCTTGTTCGATGTTTGATTCGGTTGAGTCTCCTCCAGGGCCACCAAATTTCGGGACTTTAAGGAAAAACCAGAGCAGTGAAGATCTTTTGCGGGATAGCCAG tttcctAACAGAAATGTGGCAAAGGTGCCACCACCGGTGCCCTCCAAACCGAAACAGGTCAACCTGCCTTACTACAACCAGAACCAGCCCACCCAGCCACCTCCCGTGGACCCCAAATCTGAAGTTGCCTCCCAAAAACCTCTTCCGGTCTCTGTCGGGAATAAGCAGAAAGTGGCACAGCCACAGAGGGTCCCCCTCCCCTCAAATCAGGAACTTACCCCACCTGTCAAACTGGATAACCCCCCTGCCGTGGCAGTTCGTCCTTTTACCCCGCAGCCGGCTAAAGATCCACCACCTCCACCGTTCCGGAAACCCCAGATGGTGGCCGCCAGCTCCATTTATTCCATGTACACCCAGCACCAGACCCCGGGGAAAAGCTACAGCGTGCAAGGAGCCCTTCACCGAGCTCAGGGAAGGCCACATTTTCCTAgtg TTTACGGGAAACCTGTGATCGGTGCCGGACCCCAGAACCAGCAGTCCTTAAACACATCTGTAGATGAGCAGGCAAAGTCCAGCAGCCCCGACCCGGAATCAGAGCCTCCCGTTTCCGGTAACGAGACCCAGGAGACGGAAAGAATTCCTCGTCCGCTTAGTCCAACTAAACTCCTGCCGTTCCTATCCAATCCGTACCGAAACCAGAGCGATGCCGACCTTGAGGCTCTGAGAAAGAAACTCTACAATGCTCCCAGGCCGTTAAAGAAACGCAGCTCCATCACAGAGCCAGAAGGACCCAATGGACCAAACATTCAGAAACTCTTGTACCAGAGGACTACCCTGGCGGCCATGGAGACAGTCGGCGCTCCTAAGCAAACCGTGGTGCCGATCTCCGAGAGCTTGGCCGAGAACCAGAACGAGCAGATCACGGTGGACCCAGAAACCGAATCTTCAGAAACCTCGTCGTCCCTCCTGGTTCTTGATGCCGAGCCGGTTGATGAGATTAACACAGAGGAAATCGAGCTGCCTTCTCCTGTGCTGGGTCCAGATTGCATACCCGAGGGAATACCGACCGAGGTTCTTCCACCTCCACCTCCACCACCACCGCCTGCTGAATCCGAGGAAGCCCCAGAAGAGGTTCAGCCAACCAACCCCTATATAGAAGAGTACCCACCTTATCCTCCACCCCCGTATCCCACCGCCGGGGAACCAGACAGCCTAGCTGAAGATGCACTCAACATGCGCCCTCCTGAGATCACCGGACAGTTTTCTTTGCCCCCA GGTAAAAGGACCAACCTGCGCAAGAACGGGTCGGAGCGAATTGCACATTCGATGAGAGTGAGGTTTAACCCCCTGGCGTTGCTGCTCGATTCCTCTCTGGAGGGGGAGTTTGACCTCGTGCAGAGAATAATATATGAA GTGGAGGACCCGAGCCAGCCCAATGACGAGGGGATAACGGCCCTCCATAACGCGGTGTGCGCGGGTCACACGGAGATCGTGAAGTTCCTGGTGCAGTTTGGAGTCAATGTGAATGCAGCGGACAGCGACGGATG GACCCCTCTGCACTGCGCCGCGTCGTGTAATAACGTGCAGGTTTGCAAGTTCCTGGTGGAGTCGGGAGCCGCCGTATTCGCCACGACCTACAGCGACAGACAGACGGCCGCAGATAAATGCGAAGAGATGGAGGAGGGGTACAGCCAGTGCTCGCAGTTTCTGTatg GTGTGCAGGAGAAGATGGGCATCATGAACAGAGGAGTAGTGTACGCGTTGTGGGGCTACGAGGCGGAGAGCGACGACGAATTCTCTTTGAAGGAAGGCGACTGCATGACTGTTTTGCGGAGGGAGGATGAAGATGAGACGGAATGGTGGTGGGTCCGCCTGCAAGACGGCGAAGGATATGTTCCACGCAACCTGCTTGGG ctCTACCCAAGAATTAAACCAAGACAGAGAACTTTGGCTTAA
- the TP53BP2 gene encoding apoptosis-stimulating of p53 protein 2 isoform X3: MRYGPKMMPMFLTVYLSNNEQHFTEVPVTPETTCRDIVELCKEPGETDCHLSEAWRGSERPVADNERMYDVLHKYGTQKHEARFYLRHDRPPSRESVNAQRVNDPNMKRNGVKAPADRRIENGVNGPRMDMTLAELQEMAARQQQQIEAQQQMLATKEQRLKYLKQQGQRQQQQASEQEKLKRLREIAENQEAKLKKVRALKGHVEQKRLSNGRLVEEIEQMNNMFQQKQKELVVAVSKVEELSRQLEMLKNGRIEGYPDNQSAVAELDRLYKELQLRNRLNQEQNAKLQQQRDSLNKRNSEVAAMDKRVNELRDRLWKKKVALQQKENVPVASTPSRVAAVGPYIQSATMPRMPSRPELLVKPAVPEAPATTQVPDVTLKSQTLPNMKTSSQGKAASGMGIHSVKLQPSGTDWSNTNGDAQNSLSVAGQAPDADISVREKDKKTRPCSMFDSVESPPGPPNFGTLRKNQSSEDLLRDSQFPNRNVAKVPPPVPSKPKQVNLPYYNQNQPTQPPPVDPKSEVASQKPLPVSVGNKQKVAQPQRVPLPSNQELTPPVKLDNPPAVAVRPFTPQPAKDPPPPPFRKPQMVAASSIYSMYTQHQTPGKSYSVQGALHRAQGRPHFPSVYGKPVIGAGPQNQQSLNTSVDEQAKSSSPDPESEPPVSGNETQETERIPRPLSPTKLLPFLSNPYRNQSDADLEALRKKLYNAPRPLKKRSSITEPEGPNGPNIQKLLYQRTTLAAMETVGAPKQTVVPISESLAENQNEQITVDPETESSETSSSLLVLDAEPVDEINTEEIELPSPVLGPDCIPEGIPTEVLPPPPPPPPPAESEEAPEEVQPTNPYIEEYPPYPPPPYPTAGEPDSLAEDALNMRPPEITGQFSLPPGKRTNLRKNGSERIAHSMRVRFNPLALLLDSSLEGEFDLVQRIIYEVEDPSQPNDEGITALHNAVCAGHTEIVKFLVQFGVNVNAADSDGWTPLHCAASCNNVQVCKFLVESGAAVFATTYSDRQTAADKCEEMEEGYSQCSQFLYGVQEKMGIMNRGVVYALWGYEAESDDEFSLKEGDCMTVLRREDEDETEWWWVRLQDGEGYVPRNLLGLYPRIKPRQRTLA, from the exons ATGTTCCTCACGGTTTATCTCAGTAACAATGAGCAGCATTTTACAGAGGTGCCGGTCACCCCCGAGACCACCTGCCGAGACATCGTGGAGCTGTGTAAGGAGCCGGGCGAGACGGACTGTCATCTATCCGAAGCGTGGAGGGGCTCAg AACGACCCGTGGCGGATAACGAGCGGATGTACGACGTTCTGCATAAATACGGGACGCAGAAGCACGAAGCGAGGTTCTACCTGCGCCATGACCGCCCTCCGTCTAGAGAATCGG TAAATGCACAGAGAGTCAACGACCCCAATATGAAAAGGAACGGAGTGAAAGCCCCGGCTGACCGGAGGATAGAGAACGGG GTGAATGGTCCCAGGATGGACATGACTCTGGCTGAATTGCAGGAGATGGCAGCccgacagcagcagcagattgAAGCCCAACAGCAGATGCTGGCCACCAAG GAGCAGCGCCTGAAGTATCTGAAGCAGCAAGgccagcggcagcagcagcaagcGAGCGAGCAGGAGAAGCTCAAAAGGCTCCGCGAGATCGCCGAAAACCAAGAGGCCAAGCTCAAGAAAGTTCGGGCCCTCAAGGGTCACGTGGAGCAGAAAAGGCTGAGCAATGGCAGGCTAG TGGAGGAAATCGAACAGATGAACAACATGttccagcagaagcagaaggaaCTCGTCGTAGCCGTGTCCAAAGTGGAAGAGCTCAGCCGACAGCTGGAGATGCTGAAGAATGGCCGAATCGAGGGTTACCCTGACAACCAGTCGGCCGTCGCCGAGCTCGACAGATTGTATAAGGAGTTACAG TTAAGGAACAGGCTGAACCAGGAGCAGAATGCcaagctgcagcagcagagagACAGCCTGAACAAACGCAACTCGGAGGTGGCGGCCATGGACAAGCGCGTCAACGAGCTGCGAGATCGCCTGTGGAAGAAAAAGGTTGCGCTGCAGCAGAAGGAGAACGTGCCG GTAGCGAGCACTCCCAGCCGAGTGGCTGCCGTGGGTCCTTACATTCAGTCTGCCACCATGCCGCGTATGCCCTCTAGACCAGAGCTGCTCGTTAAACCCGCCGTTCCAGAAGCACCCGCGACCACACAAGTGCCTGACGTGACACTGAAATCACAAACTCTGCCCAACATGAAAACTTCATCCCAGGGCAAGGCAGCATCTG GCATGGGGATTCACAGCGTCAAACTCCAGCCGAGTGGGACCGATTGGAGCAATACGAATGGAGATGCTCAAAACTCGCTGAGCGTCGCAGGACagg CCCCGGACGCAGATATTTCTGTACGAGAGAAGGACAAAAAGACCAGACCTTGTTCGATGTTTGATTCGGTTGAGTCTCCTCCAGGGCCACCAAATTTCGGGACTTTAAGGAAAAACCAGAGCAGTGAAGATCTTTTGCGGGATAGCCAG tttcctAACAGAAATGTGGCAAAGGTGCCACCACCGGTGCCCTCCAAACCGAAACAGGTCAACCTGCCTTACTACAACCAGAACCAGCCCACCCAGCCACCTCCCGTGGACCCCAAATCTGAAGTTGCCTCCCAAAAACCTCTTCCGGTCTCTGTCGGGAATAAGCAGAAAGTGGCACAGCCACAGAGGGTCCCCCTCCCCTCAAATCAGGAACTTACCCCACCTGTCAAACTGGATAACCCCCCTGCCGTGGCAGTTCGTCCTTTTACCCCGCAGCCGGCTAAAGATCCACCACCTCCACCGTTCCGGAAACCCCAGATGGTGGCCGCCAGCTCCATTTATTCCATGTACACCCAGCACCAGACCCCGGGGAAAAGCTACAGCGTGCAAGGAGCCCTTCACCGAGCTCAGGGAAGGCCACATTTTCCTAgtg TTTACGGGAAACCTGTGATCGGTGCCGGACCCCAGAACCAGCAGTCCTTAAACACATCTGTAGATGAGCAGGCAAAGTCCAGCAGCCCCGACCCGGAATCAGAGCCTCCCGTTTCCGGTAACGAGACCCAGGAGACGGAAAGAATTCCTCGTCCGCTTAGTCCAACTAAACTCCTGCCGTTCCTATCCAATCCGTACCGAAACCAGAGCGATGCCGACCTTGAGGCTCTGAGAAAGAAACTCTACAATGCTCCCAGGCCGTTAAAGAAACGCAGCTCCATCACAGAGCCAGAAGGACCCAATGGACCAAACATTCAGAAACTCTTGTACCAGAGGACTACCCTGGCGGCCATGGAGACAGTCGGCGCTCCTAAGCAAACCGTGGTGCCGATCTCCGAGAGCTTGGCCGAGAACCAGAACGAGCAGATCACGGTGGACCCAGAAACCGAATCTTCAGAAACCTCGTCGTCCCTCCTGGTTCTTGATGCCGAGCCGGTTGATGAGATTAACACAGAGGAAATCGAGCTGCCTTCTCCTGTGCTGGGTCCAGATTGCATACCCGAGGGAATACCGACCGAGGTTCTTCCACCTCCACCTCCACCACCACCGCCTGCTGAATCCGAGGAAGCCCCAGAAGAGGTTCAGCCAACCAACCCCTATATAGAAGAGTACCCACCTTATCCTCCACCCCCGTATCCCACCGCCGGGGAACCAGACAGCCTAGCTGAAGATGCACTCAACATGCGCCCTCCTGAGATCACCGGACAGTTTTCTTTGCCCCCA GGTAAAAGGACCAACCTGCGCAAGAACGGGTCGGAGCGAATTGCACATTCGATGAGAGTGAGGTTTAACCCCCTGGCGTTGCTGCTCGATTCCTCTCTGGAGGGGGAGTTTGACCTCGTGCAGAGAATAATATATGAA GTGGAGGACCCGAGCCAGCCCAATGACGAGGGGATAACGGCCCTCCATAACGCGGTGTGCGCGGGTCACACGGAGATCGTGAAGTTCCTGGTGCAGTTTGGAGTCAATGTGAATGCAGCGGACAGCGACGGATG GACCCCTCTGCACTGCGCCGCGTCGTGTAATAACGTGCAGGTTTGCAAGTTCCTGGTGGAGTCGGGAGCCGCCGTATTCGCCACGACCTACAGCGACAGACAGACGGCCGCAGATAAATGCGAAGAGATGGAGGAGGGGTACAGCCAGTGCTCGCAGTTTCTGTatg GTGTGCAGGAGAAGATGGGCATCATGAACAGAGGAGTAGTGTACGCGTTGTGGGGCTACGAGGCGGAGAGCGACGACGAATTCTCTTTGAAGGAAGGCGACTGCATGACTGTTTTGCGGAGGGAGGATGAAGATGAGACGGAATGGTGGTGGGTCCGCCTGCAAGACGGCGAAGGATATGTTCCACGCAACCTGCTTGGG ctCTACCCAAGAATTAAACCAAGACAGAGAACTTTGGCTTAA